Genomic segment of Paenibacillus sp. FSL R5-0623:
GTAATTCTCCTCCTTGCACTTGTACTCAACTTTAGCATGACTGTAGCATGACTATGGCTTGAACACAAGAAAACGAATCCGACAGAGTTAAGGCTTCTCTGTCAGACCCGCTGGATTGGTTACTCGGATAGGCGGTTGAACATACGGCTTGCGGGATAAGTTTTTGAGCTGTCTGAAGCTAATAAACTGTTTGGAATCTTCATCCCACAGACGGAAGCGCAGGGCAACCAGACTGGAACGTAGTGTAATAGTTGTTGCTTTTTGCAAAGGTGGTGTTGCGTTATGTGCTTCTTCCAAGAAATAGTTAGGTACACGTGGGCTCAAGTGATGCACATGGTGGAACCCGATATTACCACTGATCCATTGCAATAATTTTGGCAATTTGTAATAAGAACTGCCTTCAACAGCTGCTTTTACATAACTCCATTCATCTTCATGTTCAAAATACGTCTCTTCGAACTGATGTTGAACGTAGAACAGCCAGATCCCAAAGAAACCGGAGAAGAAGAAGATAGGTGCCTGCACCATTACAAAAGCTTGCCATCCAACTAACCATGACATGAATGCATAGAGCACTACGATCAATACGGTAGTCAGGTGTGTATTGATACGTTCTTTACGTCTAGCACCTTTGCGGTTAAAACGGTAAGCCAACAGAAACACATAAATGGGTCCGATACAAAACAATACAAACGGGTTACGATAAATCCGATAGAAGAGACGTCCCCAAGGAGAAGCTGCTTTGTATTCGTCAACCGTCATAACCCAGATATCACCTACACCACGTTTATCAAGATTACTGCTTGTTGCGTGGTGGATGGAATGCTCGTTTTTCCACTGCTGATAGGGTGTAACTGTTAATACACCAGTAATGGTACCGAGAATATCATTGGCGCGTTTGCTCTTGAAGAATGAACCATGACAGCAGTCATGGAAAATAATAAAGGTCCGAAGTACAAATCCGGATGCCACCAAGGCAATCGGGAAGGTCAGCCAGTAGGAGACCGATAAGCTAAAGTAAGCTGCAGCCCATAACAAGAAGAGCGGGAGCAATGTATTGATTAACTGGCGGATACTTAATCTGAGATCATTTTTTTCGTAGGGGGTAACTTCTTTTTTTAAGGCCATTTCTTTTGATCTGTTCATAAAATTGTGTCCTCCTTCAATCGTTATAACTGTAATCAGCTACAACTTGGCGTTTCCCGCTAGACTTTCCTGTGGGAAGCGTTTTTATCATTGTAAAACAATCCGAACATGACAGTAAGTCATAAACGTCAGCCTTCTGTAATGATGAATATCAATGATGGACCATGACATTTGTCATGGGTGCATGATGCTCAATAGCTCTGTAGAAGACAGAAGAGCAGGTTTTACTAATTCCTTTGCACAAATTACGCAACAATTTGTATTATGTATACAAATTTTGTTGGGAGCATGGTAAAATCTATCCTTGAGTGGTTATGACAACTTATGAGACGGGTCGATTAGGTTGATTTCTGATGGATTGGATGGAATGCATAATGAAGAAACGAATTACGGATATCCTATTTATTATGGCAGGTGCATTTCTGTTTGCACTGGCGGTGAACCTGTTTGTCATCCCGAACGATTTGGCTGAAGGTGGCGTCACGGGTATCACGATTATTTTGTATTACCTGTTTGAATGGTCCCCTGGACTGATGAACTTGATCCTGAACGGTATTTTGTTAATTGTGGGATATCGGTTTCTTGATAAAACGACTACGGTATATACAATTATTGCAGTGGTATTTAACTCGTTGTTCCTGCATCTGACGGAGAGTTGGACGATTGCATCGGATGAACTCTGGATCAATACCATTTTTGCTGGATTATTTGCC
This window contains:
- a CDS encoding fatty acid desaturase, producing the protein MNRSKEMALKKEVTPYEKNDLRLSIRQLINTLLPLFLLWAAAYFSLSVSYWLTFPIALVASGFVLRTFIIFHDCCHGSFFKSKRANDILGTITGVLTVTPYQQWKNEHSIHHATSSNLDKRGVGDIWVMTVDEYKAASPWGRLFYRIYRNPFVLFCIGPIYVFLLAYRFNRKGARRKERINTHLTTVLIVVLYAFMSWLVGWQAFVMVQAPIFFFSGFFGIWLFYVQHQFEETYFEHEDEWSYVKAAVEGSSYYKLPKLLQWISGNIGFHHVHHLSPRVPNYFLEEAHNATPPLQKATTITLRSSLVALRFRLWDEDSKQFISFRQLKNLSRKPYVQPPIRVTNPAGLTEKP